In the Nitrospirales bacterium LBB_01 genome, one interval contains:
- a CDS encoding lipoate--protein ligase family protein — MKNNLWRLIPYSTHSAGLNMALDEAIAESVVAGVAVPTLRFYGWTKPSITIGAFQKISDINLSRCNELEIAVVRRPTGGRAILHGNELTYSFSSVAGKFGRTHASVPFTDNLLNNYRLISTAFLRAVKSFGIDAVLSQRRLKRKTLSLGNPLCFASTSFSELTVSTGGGGYKVMGAAQKRYDGGFLEQGSIPLSTENGLLKELFTEADGLLLGLNYFNSSITIELLMSGVISAFEETFDITLKEGHLTNEEQESAELHEKKYHSDNWTLRR, encoded by the coding sequence ATGAAAAACAATCTCTGGAGATTAATACCATACAGCACACACAGTGCCGGACTTAACATGGCGTTAGATGAGGCGATAGCGGAAAGTGTTGTTGCCGGGGTTGCAGTACCAACTCTTAGATTTTATGGCTGGACAAAACCATCAATAACTATCGGTGCATTTCAGAAAATCAGCGACATCAACTTAAGCAGATGTAATGAGCTTGAAATTGCTGTTGTAAGAAGACCAACCGGCGGCAGGGCTATTCTTCACGGCAATGAACTAACCTACAGTTTTTCCTCAGTTGCGGGCAAATTCGGGCGGACTCACGCAAGTGTTCCATTTACCGACAATCTTTTAAACAACTATAGGCTGATAAGCACTGCTTTCCTTCGTGCTGTTAAAAGTTTTGGGATAGATGCTGTTCTTAGTCAAAGGAGACTAAAAAGAAAAACACTCTCTTTAGGTAATCCGCTATGTTTTGCATCAACGTCTTTCAGCGAACTTACTGTGTCAACGGGAGGCGGTGGCTATAAGGTAATGGGAGCAGCCCAAAAACGCTATGACGGCGGGTTTCTTGAACAGGGATCTATTCCTCTTTCGACTGAAAATGGTTTACTAAAAGAACTGTTTACCGAAGCAGACGGGTTATTGCTAGGACTCAACTACTTTAACAGCAGTATTACGATTGAGCTTCTGATGTCAGGCGTTATAAGCGCTTTTGAAGAGACTTTTGACATTACCCTTAAAGAGGGGCATCTTACAAATGAGGAACAGGAGAGCGCTGAATTACATGAAAAAAAATATCACTCCGACAACTGGACTTTAAGAAGATAG